The DNA window CCAGATGCTGACAACGAGACTATCTTTTCTTTGTTTCATAACGATAGTGATTATTTTCCAAAGGAACAATCTGTGATGTTGAATTTTCAAGTGGAAAACATCGAAGCTTGGATGGAGCATTTAAGCAAAATTGGAGTTCCACTGCTAAAAGGACCTGAAAAAAGCGAGTATGGAACATTTATTTGGATTTCTGATCCAGAAGGAAGATGGATTGAAGTTTGGGAGAAATAA is part of the Psychrobacillus sp. FSL H8-0483 genome and encodes:
- a CDS encoding VOC family protein codes for the protein MKIKGFGGIFLRSKDVVSLGNWYEETLGISMGEWNGTVIKPDADNETIFSLFHNDSDYFPKEQSVMLNFQVENIEAWMEHLSKIGVPLLKGPEKSEYGTFIWISDPEGRWIEVWEK